One segment of Anatilimnocola aggregata DNA contains the following:
- a CDS encoding DUF4304 domain-containing protein, with product MKTIIETVLDEVLSDEGYRKHGKTWYAMLADVTHVIKLQRSRFGNQYYINVCVWLGPQAEGKLPKEHECHLRSRVEEFSKASLDAMLDLDNQRVTDEKRSTTLRSTLQKSVLPVLEKMGSIEAVTKLHKRKQLGAFAITAEAFPLIGSPH from the coding sequence ATGAAGACGATCATTGAAACCGTGCTCGACGAAGTCCTTTCGGATGAGGGGTACCGCAAGCACGGCAAGACGTGGTATGCGATGTTGGCCGACGTAACGCATGTGATCAAACTCCAGCGATCTCGTTTTGGAAACCAGTACTACATCAATGTCTGTGTCTGGTTGGGGCCACAAGCGGAAGGCAAGCTGCCCAAAGAACACGAATGTCACTTGCGGAGTCGGGTAGAGGAGTTCAGCAAGGCGAGTCTGGACGCGATGCTGGATCTGGACAACCAGCGAGTCACGGACGAGAAGCGGTCGACCACGCTTCGCAGCACTTTACAGAAATCAGTATTGCCGGTCCTGGAAAAGATGGGCAGCATTGAGGCAGTTACCAAGCTTCATAAGAGAAAGCAATTGGGCGCCTTTGCGATCACGGCGGAGGCTTTTCCGCTGATCGGAAGTCCACATTAA
- a CDS encoding DUF7716 domain-containing protein has product MDRLITLSQFLQSPDDFPWNEAIYLPANKPWSLNSTLAVWSADDYEEGEEPDIARTNCLRYALGVSSGQDIVANAKQQKPVLTLDELLDAFMFFYKHDAFISIK; this is encoded by the coding sequence GTGGACAGATTGATTACTTTGTCGCAGTTCCTTCAGTCACCGGACGACTTTCCGTGGAACGAAGCAATCTACCTTCCAGCGAACAAACCGTGGTCTTTGAACTCAACGCTCGCCGTATGGAGTGCAGATGATTACGAAGAAGGTGAGGAGCCGGATATCGCACGAACTAATTGTCTGAGATATGCCCTAGGGGTGAGCAGTGGTCAGGATATCGTTGCCAACGCAAAGCAACAGAAACCAGTTCTGACACTAGACGAACTCCTGGATGCGTTTATGTTCTTCTACAAGCATGATGCATTCATATCGATCAAGTAG